Genomic window (Ostrea edulis chromosome 9, xbOstEdul1.1, whole genome shotgun sequence):
AATATTATGATAAGACTTCGTAGCCCCTTGGGCTAGTGATATTCTTTAACGCAAAtgacttttaagaaaacttactgaatatctcctgaactactCGTATTTAAGGTaagagtttttatattttgtgtacaaattTCTAATGGTAAGGCCTTTTATTTCATACCATAATCTATGACCTTAATCTTCTCCAACaaaacagcaaggtcatgttagtcatattggtattCAGGCAGctccatgttgtgtgaattaaATTTCGATTAGTTGGGACAAacattttcatgggaataaaaattacaaaaaaatctgaagAATCACAAAACCTGAATAACAGCGAGGTCAAGGTATTTCAAATAAGCGATATGGTCCTTGAGCCTCTGCCATATCACTGATCATAATAGACTCCTCCGCATTCACATTTCAAACCAACATTTTTCAATCTCGGAGCTATTCTGCAACAGTCGCGAAAACGTCtactttatttcttatatcCATTGCatcaaaaatgtgtttttcttacagaaatgTTTTTCGAATGTCCATATTACAGGTATACTGAATATTGTGATACTCTTTATAGTCAGTTTAATTGCCTCCAACTGAATGTCCCAGTATCATTGAATTTATTTCTGTTTTGGatctcataaaaaaaaaattacaattgaaaacattagaaaacattactgttgaaaaataattcgaataaaatcgtaaattgatgatatttgtctcataatgaataaaaatgaaatgtattgatAACAGTAATCAAGACTTATATtcgaatattttttaaaatcttttatttagtatttttgtacatgttataGATATATGGTATTCTATCGTAACAATACCGATTTCTCATTTCCCCGTGCGCACTTTCTACCACAACCTTAAATATATCGGCCACTCCTGCGGTCGATAATGATAACCATTGACTCATGAAAGTGTtgcaattgtaaacaatgcgcgtatgaatttTGATCACATGCTAGCATGCCACTGTACTTTTTGGAACGCTAACACCGTATGCATTATTTGAacataaatttaataaaaatacgAACGTCATTTCTGTACATACATTCATATaagtatgtacagtgtaacaGTTTGTGACACGTACCTGTGTATGGAAAGTTATCACCCGAAAAATCTCTTCGTTAGAAACATGACGAACAAACTGCATGATTTGACAAAGTAAAGCTGTCCGTTTTAAAGACATTTTCGTATGAATAGGTACTATTCTTcattttttctctgttctaggAAAAACCACCCCCATACCATCCAGAACAAGGGTACCCCCCACCCCAACAAGGCTATGGCCCGCCTCCACAAGGATACGCCCCGCCTCCACAACACGGATACGCCCCTCCTCCGCAAGGATACCCACCACCCCAACAAGGATATGCACCACCTCCCCATGCCGGATATGCCCCACCCCCACAGCAAACTCACTCATCAAATACCACGGTGGTTGTAGCAGGGGGGGCAGCAGCACCGGTTATTGTACAACAAGTTCCTGAAAGGTGATTACGGGTCGCCAGAAGGCGGGGTGTTTTATGATGTACATCTACATCAAATACGTTTCTGCGGACAGATGCtttaagatacatgtaacaataggTGCAATATTTTTATTCCTGAATTGTGGGCGGTTACCAGAGGCAAAATGTTTGAGTTGGTATTGTTACGGTGTGCGGGATTGAGATGGTAATTTCTCTCTaatttcatagttattttgaattgcatttttgATACATTGGTTGGGATAATTTACTGTTACATTGCGTATGATGTTTGTCATCTTAACATCGCCTTGCAAACAAGATTAAACTACCGGGTATGTCCAATATGTTAGAAACTTATAAGTGCATCAACAGAAAGGCAATCTCCGACGAATCCTTAATCAAAATAGGATTTTAAATAACAGCGGGAATTCCACTTTAATACATGCCAAGGTCCACATTGTGGCACTTGTTCATAAATAAAAGAAGGCCAAACCTTCAACTTTGGAGAAAAACAGTTTACAATCAATGATAATGCCATGCCAGAGTGAAGGTCTTCTTTACGTTATAGCATGTTCTGGATGTAtagatatagaaatatatatatatatatatatatatatatatatatatatatatatatatagtttgtaaaaaagaattcgtatttgatacagtaaatacatccaataataaaagtcaagaaacacaaaactcgaataacatttcactgttagcgctttcggccttaatgcctcttcagacagttataattttttttataactgtctgaagaggcattaaagccgaaagcgctaacagtgaaatgttattcaagttttgtgtttcttgacttttattatatatatatatattggagaGACAGGTACATGCTGCACACTTAGGGAAAGGATCCGGGTTCATATACAACATATAAACAGTACCGCAATATTAAAAAGTTAAAGTAAACGAGCACCTAATGGACCGGTGTTTCCTTTCCATGAATtgataacttaaatactattgaaaaaCGCCaggaaaagaaacattttaTAGAGACTTCTGATTCATTTAAACGTTTAATATaacataattatttacatgcACGTGTATTATGTTGAGTTACTTGTATCATGCTGTAAAATCACGACAGACATGCTGTACATCTCAACAAGACTAAATCTAGGTCGTGAAATCACGTGTACATTGATTACCACTGCAGTGTACAAAGTACAAATAAACTTAAAAGCAACTGATCTttcatagggaaaatatttttttatattgccaATTAATATTGGAAGTTAATATCCATTGAT
Coding sequences:
- the LOC125658864 gene encoding uncharacterized protein LOC125658864 isoform X2, with protein sequence MSEKPPPYHPEQGYPPPQQGYGPPPQGYAPPPQHGYAPPPQGYPPPQQGYAPPPHAGYAPPPQQTHSSNTTVVVAGGAAAPVIVQQVPERFADKICLNLVISLFFWPWIIVWICMCIFET
- the LOC125658864 gene encoding uncharacterized protein LOC125658864 isoform X1, translated to MSEKPPPYHPEQGYPPPQQGYGPPPQGYAPPPQHGYAPPPQGYPPPQQGYAPPPHAGYAPPPQQTHSSNTTVVVAGGAAAPVIVQQVPERFADKICLNLVISLFFWPWIIVWICMVRKSHSPKYHK